A window of the Corythoichthys intestinalis isolate RoL2023-P3 chromosome 6, ASM3026506v1, whole genome shotgun sequence genome harbors these coding sequences:
- the LOC130917295 gene encoding uncharacterized protein LOC130917295, translating into MRASAREVAVFIFIFSIKWLCESINSFWLATKRPPPRHHLSTQHNAEVLSSQGSERHRLQWCRDPDAHRFSVIHLLELWINANLPSGSLLPECEQFLDLMANSSRWRGDELPGSTVIVEATSSKSMPRNIMVGRIITPLWGDGWIPMRISNMSDRRGSLRNCKLADVSPCLAVEDFEVSQNTSQPEMVKQELPTCVKTDDLQQRLQQLGLADIYVDNGHVGLSGKKKLVNLLDKYNDIFSKHALDCAEALGFVHRIRLTDERPFRHPYRLVPPAHYQKLRQVLSELEEQELIKKSVSIPHLWYWCGKKMGV; encoded by the exons ATGAGGGCTTCAGCCAGAGAGGTCgctgtattcatttttattttttctatcaa ATGGCTGTGTGAGTCAATAAACTCCTTCTGGCTGGCAACAAAGCGACCTCCTCCTCGTCATCATTTGTCAACACAACACAACGCAGAAGTTTTATCTAGCCAGGGGTCAGAAAGACACCGGCTACaatggtgccgtgacccggatgcACACCGCTTCAGCGTAATTCATCTTCTGGAGCTGTGGATCAATGCCAATTTGCCAAG TGGTAGTCTTCTCCCAGAGTGCGAGCAGTTCCTCGATCTTATGGCAAATTCATCCCGGTGGAGAGGTGATGAACTTCCAG GCAGTACAGTAATAGTTGAGGCCACTTCATCCAAGTCCATGCCTCGCAACATCATGGTTGGCAGAATTATAACACCATTATGGGGTGATGGATGGATCCCAATGAGAATTTCAAACATGTCAGATCGCCGCGGTTCATTGAGGAACTGTAAGCTGGCTGATGTGTCTCCTTGTTTGGCAGTGGAAGATTTtgaggtctctcagaataccagTCAACCAGAGATGGTCAAGCAAGAACTTCCCACTTGTGTCAAAACTGACGATTTACAGCAGCGACTTCAGCAGCTTGGGCTTGCAGACATTTACGTTGACAACGGTCATGTTGGACTCTCAGGGAAGAAGAAATTAGTCAATTTGCTCGATaagtacaatgacattttttccaAACATGCACTGGATTGTGCAGAGGCACTTGGATTTGTCCACCGCATCAGACTCACCGACGAAAGACCATTTCGACATCCTTACCGGCTAGTTCCACCTGCTCATTACCAAAAGTTAAGGCAGGTTCTCTCCGAGTTGGAAGAGCAGGAATTAATCAAGAAATCAGTGAGTATCCCTCACCTCTGGTATTGGTGTGGAAAAAAGATGGGAGTTTGA